TCCCTGTAGGTCATAGTCCAGCGTGTACACATAGATGGTCTCGGAAGAACCAAGGAGGATTGCTTAACATACGAGATTGCTGATGTCTTCCGTGCCAAGAACTTGATTGATGTGAGTGAATCTATCAGTACAGTACAGACCATGTTTATTCACGTGGAGTCTGTATAGAGACTATAGCAAAAGTAGGATCGACTTTGTTTTCTGTTTGTTCTAGGTCATGAGGAGAGCCCACGAAGCCAGACAGAAGCTCCTGCGTCTCGGTATCTTCAGACAAGTGGATGTTGTCATCGATACCTCACAAGGTACTGTGGTTAAAAAGGAGATCTATTCTGATCACAGtgtctgttcaaaatgttgtattttaCTTTGGAAGGGACTAAAATCAATGGGAAAGTAGGTAAAGcactcaaaacaacaacaaaaacgatACTTCCTTTCAGGGGTGGATGCTCTGCCTAATGGACTAGATGTGACATTTGATGTGACTGAGCTGAGACGCATGACTGGTAGCTATAACACCATGGTTGGAAATAACGAAGGCTGCATGGTGAGGACTCCTGAGTGATGGGCTCTATTCAATGCATCGTTTCAATTCATTCCTCACGTCCTATCgcctcgcctccttctcaaccgtattggaggagaaggtccaaGATCCCTCCCCTAGGAGCTTCTCCAATGCCTTTTGAGAAGGAAGTGAGGAGAGCGGATACCAGAACTTGAGGAAAGATTCATTTAGGGTGAGCCATGGTGGTGATTACAAGTGCAATTGAGGTTCCATCCTCCGTTTTTACTAGTTTACCTGCCTCCTACTTTAGGTTCTTGGTCTCAAGCTGCCCAATGTCTTCGGTTCTGCAGAAAAGCTCACCTTCCAGGTCTCCTACGGCACCAAAGAGACTTCCTACGGGCTGTCGTTCTTCAAGCCCCAACCTGGCCACTTTGAGCGCAGGTATGAGACAAAACAAAGCTGCAAATTCCATCATTAGCAATGCTTCAAAAACAGTGaattgtgttgttgtttatgcgGTATTTCCCTGAGCTCTTTTTGTTTGGGATCAATCTAATTGACTTTCTCTGGCTGTTGCAGTTTCGCTGTCAACTTGTACAAAGTTGCAGGCCAATTTCCATGGAGCTCGCTGAGAGAGACTGATCACGGTGTCTCCACAGAGTTCAGTGTAAAGATAATTTTCCATTCATCTATCATTATTGTACAAGTTCTCATTTGGCATACTCCTGTGCTCTGTGTTTCCCTCTGGACTCTGTGTGAAACAACCAAGGTGATTGTTTCATTTTTGCTGCTGTTACGCTAACTAATAGGAGTAGAATGGAATTTCTCAGCTATTTTTCTATTCATTTTCATCCTGCCGGTAATGCTTTTGCAAATGCTTGATCCTCTCTGGGTTTCTCCCTTTCTATTTTGCATACAAACAGTTCCCTCTCTGGAAGACCAACCACACCCTGAAGTGGGAGGGGGTGTGGCGAGAGCTGGGCTGTCTGGAGCGTACCGCATCGTTTGCAGTCCGGGAGGAGAGCGGCCACTCCCTCAAGTCATCACTCTCGGTACCGGGACTTCAGTTCCACTTCACAATCCTCACACAGCTACCTTTAATAATAGGGATAAAACACTAAAAATAGatatatttaaccaggaaaagcccattgagacccagtgtctctttttcaagggagacctggccaagaaggcagcaacaatcaatacattacaggattaaaaacatacaacaatacaaacaattcAACAACATGATCCAGCCTTTAAAAAAGCATTTACACCCCTCTGAAACAGAGTCTCCCATCAAAATGTTTAATtcattcagtggcactaacatatctagatgaagcatggattgtagaCCATTCCATGCCTCTGGTGATCAAGATGAGAAGGCATTCTTGCCTAATCGTGATAATACATTTGGACTCAAATCCTATTTTGAGATCTGTACACTAAATGTGGGTTTTTGTGTATAACTTGCATTGGTGTTGTCAAAATCTCCAGTTAGGATTCGACTCATTGAGACATTTGAGACAATACTtttcatcatgtctcctctcctttgcGATCGCAGCACTCCATGGTCATCGACACCAGAAACTCTGCAATCCTTCCCAGGAGGGGAGCCTTGCTAAAGATCAACCAGGTGTGTGGGTTGACATTACCTGACCCGGTGTTGCAGCCAGGGATGATTTCCTATTTAAACCACTTCCCAAACCATTTTGTACCGACAACACATTCAGCCGATGCATCGCTGTGGTTTTGCAGGAGTTGTCAGGATACACTGGAGGAGATGCCAGCTTCCTGAAGGAGGACTTTGAGTTCCAGTTTAACAGACGTCTCTTCTGGGACTCGGTGAGAACCTGAATTGTTTTTATTGATCAGGGAGAAATTTGCGTGTGAACTTGAGTTACACACATGGATCTCTAGTTGGAATAGTAAGTCACCTTTACAGTAAACACAAGTTATAACCAACAGCTTGTTGATGGAGGGTTGAAAAATGGTTGTGGACAGGTTGAGATAAAAGAGCAAGTGGGAGAGCACTTTTGTTGAgacctcttcctctgtcttccaGGTCCTGTCTGCATCTCTCTGGGGGGGATGCCTCCTGCCCATTGGAGATAAGCCAACTTGCATTGCTGACAGGTAAGACAATACTCTCTATTCCACAATGCCATCAATGAAAAACCAGGGGTGTGTGAGAGAAAAATGTGTTTACCTGATTTGTTGGAAATTAATAGTTAGCAATGAATACGTAACGTATGGGAAGACATTTCTGTCCTGATAATGCTGTGTTTTTATGGTCTCCGCTCTAGTTCCCTGCAGCTAATCTGGGCGTATGGTCACTAGAGATGGCTTGAGCTGACAAATGAGTTAAGACTGCAGTGCATAGACAAGAATGTGTTTTAGTAGGGATAGCTTAGGAGTAGAACAATCCCTCATTGTCTCAAAATCATTCTTGCGTCTGGGAAACTAAGCCAGGGTGGGGTTAAGACAACCACCCTGTGC
This sequence is a window from Oncorhynchus gorbuscha isolate QuinsamMale2020 ecotype Even-year linkage group LG01, OgorEven_v1.0, whole genome shotgun sequence. Protein-coding genes within it:
- the LOC124039594 gene encoding sorting and assembly machinery component 50 homolog A-like, with the translated sequence MSLHFLKLTPAFDVRYILDVIMETVHARSLDPLPMQGPELGFHADDIERPDMEQESKQEVLENKDVIVQRVHIDGLGRTKEDCLTYEIADVFRAKNLIDVMRRAHEARQKLLRLGIFRQVDVVIDTSQGVDALPNGLDVTFDVTELRRMTGSYNTMVGNNEGCMVLGLKLPNVFGSAEKLTFQVSYGTKETSYGLSFFKPQPGHFERSFAVNLYKVAGQFPWSSLRETDHGVSTEFSFPLWKTNHTLKWEGVWRELGCLERTASFAVREESGHSLKSSLSHSMVIDTRNSAILPRRGALLKINQELSGYTGGDASFLKEDFEFQFNRRLFWDSVLSASLWGGCLLPIGDKPTCIADRFYLGGPTSVRGFSMYSIGPQSEGDYLGGEVYWAGAVHLYTPLPFHPGKGGFGDLFRIHFFLNAGNLCNLNYGDGPQAHLRKLAECIRWSYGAGIVLRLGNIARLELNYCIPTGVQSGDRICNGFQFGAGVRFL